From Bacteroidota bacterium, the proteins below share one genomic window:
- a CDS encoding VWA domain-containing protein, whose protein sequence is MSFAQPFLLWLLVLVPMLIFLYIYRDNFGSIKISSAENLAGVGISYKEYLRHVLFAFKMIAIALLIIVLARPQSKTSWKNITTEGIDIVLAMDISASMLAKDFKPNRLEAAKSVAIDFIDARPSDRIGLVIFSGESFTQCPLTTDHAIIKNLMGDIHTGMVADGTAIGMGLATSVSRIKDSKAKSKVIILLTDGVNNMGAVSPQTAADIAKAFGIRVYTIGVGTIGKALAPVAMYPNGQYVYDYVPVDLDENMLKGISEETGGKYFRATNESKLASIYKEIDKLEKTIVEERKHTRRKEEFFPFALTAGILLLVNFIVKNTLLKSLP, encoded by the coding sequence ATGCTCATCTTTCTATATATATACAGGGATAATTTCGGTTCAATAAAAATTTCTTCTGCGGAAAATCTTGCCGGAGTTGGAATTTCGTACAAAGAATATCTGCGGCATGTTTTATTCGCTTTTAAAATGATTGCAATCGCTTTACTTATTATTGTTCTCGCGCGCCCGCAATCAAAAACAAGCTGGAAAAATATTACCACGGAAGGAATCGATATTGTTCTTGCAATGGATATTTCCGCGAGCATGCTCGCAAAAGATTTCAAACCGAATCGCCTCGAAGCAGCAAAATCCGTTGCCATAGATTTTATTGACGCGCGCCCGAGTGACAGAATCGGTTTAGTAATTTTCAGCGGAGAAAGTTTCACGCAATGCCCGCTCACCACCGACCACGCGATTATAAAAAATCTCATGGGCGATATTCACACCGGAATGGTTGCAGACGGAACCGCAATCGGAATGGGGCTCGCAACTTCCGTGAGCAGAATTAAAGACAGCAAAGCAAAAAGCAAAGTAATAATTCTTCTCACCGATGGCGTGAATAACATGGGCGCGGTTTCTCCGCAAACCGCTGCGGATATTGCGAAAGCATTTGGCATTCGCGTTTACACGATTGGAGTCGGAACGATTGGAAAAGCGCTCGCGCCTGTAGCCATGTATCCGAACGGGCAATATGTTTACGATTATGTTCCGGTTGATTTGGATGAAAACATGCTGAAAGGAATTTCGGAAGAAACCGGAGGAAAATATTTTCGCGCTACGAACGAAAGTAAACTTGCTTCTATCTATAAAGAAATTGACAAACTGGAAAAAACAATTGTGGAAGAAAGAAAACATACACGAAGGAAGGAAGAATTTTTTCCTTTCGCGCTCACGGCAGGAATTTTGCTTCTCGTAAATTTCATAGTGAAAAATACATTATTAAAAAGTTTGCCATAA
- a CDS encoding VWA domain-containing protein, with amino-acid sequence MYRLDNIDFLYGLGIIPVLILLCVLNRLWRRKALTKLGDMEIISQLMPMVSEQKPMLRFILFLVAVTFLIFGLVNPQIGSKLEEIKREGSDIVICLDVSNSMKAEDFKPNRLAKAVQSIEKLIDKLNNDRIGIIVFAGEAYVQLPITTDYAAAKLFLDNISTDLVPVQGTVISSAIELAEKSFGTEEGKNKAIIIISDGESHDDDAIAAAKAASEKGTIVHTIGIGSPEGVPIPIYRNGVQAGFKKDKEGNTVVTKLNEQALEEIASAGNGLYVRATQGEIGLLALQQRINKMEKKTFDAKVYTDYEDRFQIFIAATLFFLLIESILTERKSKWWQKMFAPTLKGDKEK; translated from the coding sequence ATGTATCGCCTGGATAACATAGATTTTTTATACGGACTCGGAATAATTCCCGTTCTGATTCTTCTCTGTGTGCTGAACAGATTATGGAGAAGAAAAGCGCTGACGAAGTTAGGCGACATGGAAATTATTTCTCAACTCATGCCGATGGTTTCCGAACAAAAACCAATGCTAAGATTTATTTTATTTCTTGTCGCAGTAACATTTTTAATCTTCGGTTTAGTGAATCCGCAAATTGGTTCCAAACTCGAAGAAATAAAACGCGAAGGTTCCGATATTGTAATTTGCCTCGATGTTTCCAACAGCATGAAGGCGGAAGATTTCAAACCGAACCGTCTGGCAAAAGCAGTGCAGTCAATCGAAAAACTCATAGACAAACTGAACAATGACAGAATCGGAATAATTGTTTTCGCAGGAGAAGCATACGTGCAGCTTCCTATTACGACCGATTACGCTGCGGCAAAATTATTTTTGGATAACATCAGCACCGATTTAGTTCCGGTGCAGGGAACAGTTATCAGTTCAGCGATTGAACTCGCGGAAAAATCTTTCGGAACCGAAGAAGGAAAAAATAAAGCCATCATAATTATTTCCGATGGAGAATCGCACGATGACGATGCCATTGCAGCAGCAAAAGCGGCTTCAGAAAAAGGAACCATCGTTCACACAATCGGAATTGGTTCGCCCGAAGGAGTTCCAATTCCTATATACAGAAACGGAGTGCAGGCAGGATTTAAAAAAGATAAGGAAGGAAATACGGTGGTGACAAAATTAAATGAGCAGGCGCTGGAAGAAATTGCTTCGGCAGGAAACGGATTGTATGTGCGCGCCACACAGGGAGAAATTGGTTTGCTTGCGCTTCAGCAGCGAATAAATAAAATGGAAAAGAAAACTTTCGATGCAAAAGTTTATACCGATTACGAAGACCGCTTCCAGATTTTTATTGCCGCTACACTTTTCTTCCTTCTAATAGAATCCATTCTCACGGAAAGAAAAAGTAAATGGTGGCAAAAAATGTTTGCCCCAACCCTAAAGGGAGATAAAGAAAAATGA
- a CDS encoding tetratricopeptide repeat protein translates to MKIKLNSSARLFAIWLFIAYCQLPAAYCYCQDDESKLVREGNKKYKENKFNDAEKNYLNALGKKNNSYRGAFNLGDSYFKQGKYKEAAEQFEGLTQTKTSNDTLAKVYHNLGNAYLKQKEFEKSINAYKNALKKNDADEDTRYNLAFAQKMYKQQQEQEQKDNPKKIEPSAYAKKLKEQADKLVDERKYKEAHNLMMEGLKKDQTVNAYQAYIKRIKDVTDVHY, encoded by the coding sequence ATGAAAATAAAATTAAATTCTTCTGCCCGATTATTCGCCATTTGGCTGTTTATCGCCTACTGCCAACTGCCTGCTGCCTACTGCTATTGCCAGGATGACGAATCAAAACTTGTGCGCGAAGGAAATAAAAAGTACAAGGAAAATAAATTCAACGATGCGGAAAAAAATTATCTGAATGCGCTCGGCAAAAAAAACAATTCCTACAGAGGCGCATTTAATTTGGGGGATTCTTATTTCAAGCAGGGAAAATATAAAGAAGCGGCTGAACAATTTGAAGGACTTACGCAAACAAAAACCAGCAACGATACGCTGGCCAAAGTTTATCACAACCTCGGCAACGCTTATCTGAAACAAAAAGAATTTGAGAAAAGCATTAATGCCTATAAAAATGCGCTGAAGAAAAATGATGCCGATGAAGACACAAGATATAATTTAGCATTCGCGCAAAAAATGTACAAACAACAACAGGAACAGGAACAAAAAGATAATCCGAAAAAAATTGAACCCTCAGCATATGCAAAGAAATTAAAAGAGCAAGCAGACAAATTGGTAGATGAAAGAAAATATAAAGAAGCGCATAATCTCATGATGGAAGGACTTAAAAAAGACCAAACGGTAAATGCCTATCAAGCATACATAAAACGAATAAAAGATGTTACAGATGTTCATTATTAA
- a CDS encoding protein BatD translates to MRKVKKYFFFLIALLASCIVNAQKFTATASKTKVTVGETFQVDFTVNASGKNFVPPSFNDFTVYSGPNQSTSMQIINGSISQSITLSYYLAAKKEGTFTIGAASITAGGNTLQSNTLSIEAVKGSAQQQTQTQQGGNQNQTSAQASTENLFSKTFVSKTKVYAGEQITITHKVYTRMNLKGFQDVKFPSYNGFWAQEVPRSAQYEVTQENVDGVNYSVVEIKKAFLFAQRSGKIEIEPIEIQCVVREKTGKRNDPFEQFFGHDPFFGGGFDAYKDVLYTVKSNAVTIDVMPLPEANKPADFPGAVGNFSMNATLDKDKVKANEGINLKITISGKGNLKLIDAPKMNFPDEFETYDPKTNENISVTQNGVNGNKTFEYLIIPRHEGIYKIQPNSFTYFDAEKKNYIALPAKEFTITVEKGAGGSANNTPMISSVAKEDVKMIGSDIRYIKTGNINLIKKEEFFFGSPGFIAGFTVPPLLFLAFLFLRREHIRRNSDAVLVRKRRASGIAKKQLALAEKSMKNNDKENFFVNVLSALYNYVGNKMNISTSEQSKEKVIEVLKKKNISEETINELVKLMDECEFARYAPGLQSGNLQEVYNRAENSINKIEDSIS, encoded by the coding sequence ATGAGAAAAGTTAAAAAATATTTTTTCTTTTTAATTGCGCTTCTTGCAAGTTGTATTGTGAATGCACAAAAATTTACTGCGACTGCGAGCAAAACAAAAGTGACAGTGGGAGAAACTTTCCAGGTTGATTTCACCGTGAATGCAAGCGGAAAAAATTTTGTTCCGCCTTCGTTCAATGACTTCACTGTTTATTCCGGACCGAATCAATCCACGAGCATGCAGATTATCAACGGAAGCATTTCCCAATCCATTACGCTTTCCTATTATCTCGCTGCGAAAAAAGAAGGAACATTTACAATTGGCGCGGCCTCTATTACAGCAGGCGGAAATACACTTCAGTCAAACACTCTTTCCATTGAAGCAGTGAAAGGAAGCGCGCAGCAACAAACACAAACGCAGCAGGGAGGAAATCAAAATCAAACTTCCGCGCAGGCAAGTACAGAAAATCTTTTCTCAAAAACTTTTGTGAGCAAAACAAAAGTGTATGCAGGAGAGCAAATCACCATCACGCATAAAGTTTACACACGCATGAACCTGAAAGGATTTCAGGATGTGAAGTTTCCTTCGTACAATGGTTTCTGGGCGCAGGAAGTTCCGCGCAGCGCGCAGTATGAAGTTACGCAGGAAAATGTGGACGGAGTGAATTACAGCGTGGTGGAAATTAAAAAAGCATTTCTGTTTGCACAGCGAAGCGGAAAAATTGAAATCGAGCCGATAGAAATTCAATGCGTGGTGCGTGAGAAAACCGGAAAGCGAAATGATCCGTTCGAACAATTTTTCGGACACGATCCTTTCTTCGGTGGAGGATTTGATGCCTACAAAGATGTTTTATATACTGTAAAAAGCAATGCCGTAACGATTGATGTAATGCCGCTTCCCGAAGCAAACAAGCCCGCAGATTTTCCCGGAGCGGTTGGAAATTTTTCTATGAACGCAACGCTCGATAAAGACAAAGTGAAAGCAAACGAAGGAATTAATCTGAAGATTACTATTTCAGGAAAAGGAAATCTGAAACTGATTGACGCACCTAAAATGAATTTCCCCGATGAATTTGAAACGTATGACCCGAAGACAAATGAAAATATTTCTGTTACGCAGAACGGTGTTAACGGAAACAAAACATTCGAGTATTTAATAATTCCCCGGCACGAAGGCATTTATAAAATCCAGCCGAACAGCTTTACTTACTTTGACGCAGAGAAAAAAAATTACATAGCGCTTCCTGCAAAAGAATTTACGATTACGGTTGAGAAAGGCGCAGGAGGTTCTGCGAATAACACACCAATGATTTCAAGCGTGGCGAAAGAAGATGTGAAAATGATCGGAAGCGATATTCGGTACATCAAAACAGGAAACATCAACCTGATAAAAAAAGAAGAATTTTTTTTCGGTTCACCGGGTTTCATAGCGGGATTTACTGTTCCACCCCTGCTCTTCCTTGCATTTTTATTTTTACGCAGGGAACATATTCGCAGAAACAGCGATGCGGTGCTGGTCAGAAAACGCAGAGCAAGCGGAATCGCAAAAAAACAATTGGCGCTTGCTGAAAAATCCATGAAGAACAATGACAAAGAAAATTTCTTTGTGAATGTTCTTTCCGCACTTTATAATTATGTTGGCAACAAGATGAACATTTCCACTTCCGAGCAATCAAAAGAAAAAGTTATTGAAGTATTAAAGAAAAAAAATATTTCGGAAGAAACTATTAACGAATTAGTGAAACTTATGGATGAATGCGAATTTGCGCGTTATGCTCCGGGATTGCAATCAGGAAATTTACAAGAAGTGTACAACCGCGCAGAAAATAGTATAAATAAAATTGAAGATTCCATCTCATGA
- a CDS encoding tetratricopeptide repeat protein, whose translation MKYFLKILFLFFFAAKMFASEPKIILDSAGMAYSKGNFQKAAEQYEKIISMGYESPEIYFNLGNAYYKLDNLGKSILNYEKAKKLSPQDEDIAFNLKLANQRTVDKIEPAPKLFLDDWWDSLKSSHSEKSWSMRSIGCFVLFLFFLGIFIISGKSINKQFGFWLSLTFFVLFVLTFTIARGRHHDIVMHDSAVILSSSAEIKNAPAESGTKLFILHEGAKVSFSETNGDWIRVELSSDKVGWVKKSQLEFI comes from the coding sequence ATGAAATATTTTTTAAAAATATTGTTTCTTTTTTTCTTTGCTGCTAAAATGTTTGCTTCCGAACCGAAAATTATTTTGGACAGCGCAGGCATGGCTTACTCAAAAGGAAATTTTCAGAAAGCGGCTGAGCAATACGAAAAAATAATTTCGATGGGATATGAATCTCCGGAAATATATTTCAATCTCGGCAATGCATATTATAAACTCGATAATCTCGGAAAATCAATTTTAAATTACGAGAAAGCGAAAAAACTTTCTCCGCAGGATGAAGACATTGCATTCAATTTAAAACTTGCCAACCAGCGAACGGTAGATAAAATTGAACCTGCACCAAAACTTTTTCTCGATGACTGGTGGGATTCGCTCAAAAGTTCACATTCGGAAAAATCCTGGAGTATGAGAAGCATTGGTTGTTTTGTGCTATTCCTTTTCTTTCTCGGAATATTTATTATTTCCGGAAAATCCATTAACAAGCAATTTGGTTTCTGGCTGAGCTTAACTTTTTTTGTTCTCTTTGTTTTAACTTTCACCATTGCACGCGGACGCCACCACGATATTGTTATGCATGATTCCGCTGTGATACTTTCTTCTTCCGCGGAAATTAAAAACGCTCCTGCTGAAAGCGGCACAAAACTTTTTATCCTGCATGAAGGCGCAAAAGTTTCTTTTTCCGAAACAAACGGTGATTGGATTCGCGTGGAACTTTCTTCGGATAAAGTGGGATGGGTGAAAAAATCACAATTAGAATTTATTTAA
- a CDS encoding metallophosphoesterase family protein: MTRILLLSDTHNFLDEKIFKYAEACDQIWHAGDIGTVKVTDELKKIKPVIAVYGNIDGMDVRKEFPLHQRFKCESVDVWITHIGGKPNNYFPDIRNILEINPPKLFICGHSHICKVMFDKKHNMLYMNPGAAGNYGAHKVKTLLRFTIDKAEIKNLEVIEIGKL, encoded by the coding sequence TTGACAAGAATTCTTCTTCTTTCCGACACGCATAATTTTCTTGATGAAAAAATTTTCAAGTACGCAGAAGCGTGCGACCAAATCTGGCATGCGGGAGATATAGGAACGGTGAAAGTTACAGATGAATTAAAAAAAATAAAACCAGTGATTGCCGTTTACGGAAACATTGACGGCATGGATGTTCGAAAAGAATTTCCGCTTCACCAGCGGTTTAAGTGTGAAAGTGTGGATGTATGGATTACTCATATTGGAGGGAAGCCAAACAATTATTTTCCTGACATAAGAAATATTTTAGAAATAAATCCTCCTAAACTTTTCATCTGCGGGCACTCGCATATTTGCAAAGTGATGTTTGATAAAAAACACAACATGCTTTACATGAACCCGGGCGCGGCAGGAAATTACGGTGCGCATAAAGTGAAAACGCTTTTGCGCTTCACCATTGATAAAGCAGAAATAAAAAATTTAGAAGTGATTGAAATCGGAAAATTGTAA
- a CDS encoding DUF1987 domain-containing protein produces MEKINIESTPKTPAINFDFEKGFLEIKGRSIPENSIEFYKPIVESLEKYGSKPQNVTTVNIQLEYFNTSSSKCILDVFKKLESIHKNGNQLVINWYYEQDDEDMLEAGEDYQAIINVPFKMIQIEE; encoded by the coding sequence ATGGAAAAGATAAACATTGAATCAACCCCGAAGACCCCGGCAATCAATTTTGATTTTGAAAAGGGTTTTTTGGAAATTAAGGGAAGAAGCATTCCTGAAAACTCCATTGAGTTTTACAAACCCATTGTCGAGTCGCTCGAAAAATACGGCTCCAAACCGCAGAATGTAACTACTGTAAATATTCAACTGGAATATTTCAACACCAGTTCGTCTAAATGTATTCTTGATGTGTTTAAGAAACTCGAATCCATTCATAAAAACGGAAACCAATTAGTCATTAACTGGTATTACGAGCAGGACGATGAAGATATGCTTGAGGCAGGCGAGGATTACCAGGCAATCATCAATGTTCCGTTTAAAATGATTCAGATAGAAGAATAA
- a CDS encoding DUF3108 domain-containing protein has product MKWLFSGMILFFLFLFSFSFKFSGIDCAITNEAFSSGEELVYETSYNWGFIWLNAGEVTFKTEPSECNGIPCYKLSGIGGTFPSYDWIYHVHDRFEAWVDTSSLKPFRYIRDVQEGGRFFYNECFFNFSKLKAYCVTKEKKKSPRLDTVAISPCAFDPLTMIYYSRSVDFSKCKVNDTVGITLFLDNKVYNLYLRYLGKDKLKMDDKTVFNCIKFSPKLVEGTIFKGGEGMTVWATDDKNKIPLYVEAPILVGSVKAKIISWKGLKNKLDSKVQ; this is encoded by the coding sequence ATGAAATGGTTGTTCAGCGGAATGATTTTATTTTTTCTTTTCCTGTTTTCCTTCTCGTTTAAATTTTCAGGCATTGATTGCGCTATCACCAACGAGGCATTTTCCTCAGGCGAAGAACTCGTGTACGAAACATCCTACAACTGGGGTTTCATCTGGCTCAATGCGGGTGAGGTTACTTTTAAGACGGAGCCATCGGAGTGCAACGGAATTCCCTGCTACAAGTTGAGCGGAATAGGAGGAACTTTTCCTTCGTACGACTGGATTTATCACGTGCACGACCGGTTTGAAGCATGGGTGGATACTTCTTCGCTCAAGCCCTTCCGCTATATCCGCGATGTGCAGGAGGGCGGGCGTTTTTTTTACAACGAATGTTTTTTCAATTTCAGTAAACTCAAAGCATACTGCGTTACCAAAGAGAAAAAAAAATCTCCGCGCCTCGATACGGTGGCTATTTCTCCCTGCGCATTCGACCCGCTTACCATGATTTATTATTCGCGCAGTGTGGATTTTTCAAAATGCAAAGTGAACGATACGGTGGGCATCACGCTCTTTCTCGATAACAAGGTTTACAATCTTTACCTGCGCTATCTGGGAAAAGATAAATTGAAAATGGATGATAAGACCGTTTTCAATTGCATAAAGTTCAGCCCGAAATTGGTGGAAGGAACTATTTTCAAAGGCGGAGAAGGCATGACCGTGTGGGCGACTGATGATAAAAATAAAATTCCGCTCTATGTGGAAGCGCCTATTCTTGTCGGCAGCGTGAAAGCAAAAATCATCAGTTGGAAAGGATTGAAAAACAAATTGGATTCTAAAGTCCAGTAG
- a CDS encoding serine hydroxymethyltransferase codes for MKPDKQIFQFIKEERARQLRGLELIASENFASEQTMRAMGSVLTNKYAEGLPHKRYYGGCEVVDKVEDLAIERIKTLFNAQWANVQPHSGAQANASVMLGVLKPGDKILGFNLSHGGHLTHGSPVNFSGKLYVPCFYSVNKETGRVDYDEVEKKAQLEKPKLIICGASAYSRDWDYARLRKIANSVNALLMADIAHPAGLIARGLLSDPLPHCHIVTSTTHKTLRGPRGGIIMMGKDFQNPWGLTTPKGEIKMMSAVLDGAVFPGTQGGPLEHVIAAKAVSFGEALEESFLKYTTQVVKNARAMAKAFLDRGYNIISGGTDNHCMLIDLRNKNLTGKKAEDALIKADITVNKNMVPFDDKSPFVTSGMRIGTPAVTTRGLREKDMVKIVSLIDEVLMNTEDEMKISSVKKEVNKWMKKYPLFAW; via the coding sequence ATGAAACCCGACAAACAGATTTTTCAGTTCATCAAAGAAGAACGCGCGCGCCAACTGCGCGGGCTCGAACTCATCGCTTCCGAAAATTTTGCGAGCGAGCAAACCATGCGTGCCATGGGCTCTGTCCTCACAAATAAATATGCCGAAGGGCTTCCGCATAAAAGATATTATGGCGGCTGCGAAGTGGTGGATAAAGTAGAAGACCTCGCTATTGAAAGAATAAAAACATTGTTCAATGCCCAGTGGGCGAATGTTCAGCCGCACTCGGGCGCGCAGGCAAATGCCTCGGTCATGCTCGGTGTGCTCAAGCCCGGAGATAAAATTCTCGGCTTCAATCTTTCTCACGGAGGGCATCTCACGCACGGCTCGCCTGTAAACTTTTCCGGCAAATTATATGTGCCGTGTTTCTACAGCGTGAACAAAGAAACCGGCAGAGTGGATTATGACGAAGTGGAGAAAAAAGCGCAACTGGAAAAACCTAAACTGATTATCTGCGGTGCATCGGCTTACTCGCGCGATTGGGATTATGCGCGCCTGCGGAAAATTGCCAACTCTGTAAACGCTTTGCTCATGGCAGACATTGCGCATCCTGCCGGATTGATTGCGCGCGGATTATTGAGCGACCCGCTTCCGCATTGCCACATCGTAACTTCAACCACTCATAAAACTTTGCGCGGTCCGCGCGGTGGAATTATTATGATGGGAAAAGATTTTCAGAACCCCTGGGGATTAACAACTCCCAAAGGAGAAATCAAAATGATGTCGGCAGTTTTGGACGGAGCAGTTTTTCCGGGAACTCAAGGTGGACCTTTGGAACATGTGATTGCCGCAAAAGCAGTTTCATTCGGAGAAGCGCTCGAAGAATCATTTCTGAAATACACAACGCAAGTGGTGAAGAACGCGCGCGCCATGGCAAAAGCGTTTTTAGATAGAGGTTACAATATCATTTCAGGCGGAACCGATAATCACTGTATGTTGATTGACCTTCGCAATAAAAACCTCACCGGAAAAAAAGCCGAAGACGCGCTCATCAAAGCCGACATCACGGTGAACAAAAACATGGTTCCCTTCGATGATAAATCACCCTTCGTTACTTCCGGCATGAGAATAGGAACGCCTGCCGTTACCACGCGCGGGCTCAGAGAAAAAGATATGGTGAAAATTGTTTCGCTGATTGACGAGGTGCTGATGAACACGGAGGATGAAATGAAAATCTCTTCCGTGAAAAAAGAAGTGAACAAGTGGATGAAGAAGTACCCGCTGTTCGCATGGTAG
- a CDS encoding GxxExxY protein, whose translation MKVDLLYPELSYKIVGCAFETFNEIGGGHREKVFQKAFGISLKNASLEIKEQLLFPVKFKKSIVGKNYFDFLINNQIVVEIKTSDRFTKSHFEQLQNYLVVSNFKLGILVSFGRSEVKFKRVLNIELLNKEKAESPEHNNL comes from the coding sequence ATGAAAGTAGATTTGTTATATCCTGAACTAAGTTATAAAATTGTTGGCTGCGCTTTTGAAACCTTTAACGAAATTGGCGGAGGCCATAGGGAAAAAGTATTTCAAAAAGCATTTGGTATTTCTTTGAAGAATGCATCGTTAGAGATAAAAGAGCAACTTTTGTTTCCTGTAAAATTTAAGAAGAGTATTGTAGGAAAAAACTATTTTGATTTCTTAATAAACAATCAAATAGTTGTAGAGATTAAAACTTCAGATAGATTTACAAAATCACACTTTGAGCAATTGCAAAACTACCTCGTTGTTTCCAATTTTAAATTAGGAATCTTAGTTTCTTTTGGCAGAAGCGAAGTGAAATTTAAAAGAGTGCTCAATATAGAATTACTGAATAAAGAAAAAGCGGAATCACCCGAACACAATAATTTGTAA
- a CDS encoding carboxypeptidase regulatory-like domain-containing protein, producing MNDHQENFRTMCLTTQQICINHQTDWQSNTVFTNNFNAFGVLIGNLNTARQQQEQKSTGTTKDKNTKRKTLVDIAITHISAIKSYAADNNNNQLYELVNYTKSALLHARDTLLIDKTTIVRDAANNNLANLANYGITSATIAALTQAISDFNAIISAPRTARTETKTATSDIETIIEQLHTQLKRKLDNNIETFKTSHHDFYTAYHNARKIIDTAGKTGVKGTVTDKLTTAALGGALVSLKGVLASGFRARTTAPPDDTRTTRTNRSGHYSFKRIPEGNYQLEITKAGYKTNTTQVSVRTSSMTDADIQMEKP from the coding sequence ATGAACGACCACCAAGAAAACTTCCGCACCATGTGCCTCACCACACAACAAATATGCATCAACCATCAAACCGACTGGCAATCAAACACCGTCTTCACAAATAATTTCAACGCCTTCGGAGTCCTCATCGGCAACCTCAATACCGCCCGCCAGCAGCAGGAACAAAAATCAACAGGCACAACAAAAGATAAAAACACAAAACGCAAAACACTCGTAGACATAGCAATCACGCACATCTCCGCCATCAAATCCTATGCAGCCGATAACAACAACAACCAACTCTACGAACTCGTCAACTACACAAAATCAGCCCTCCTCCACGCACGCGACACACTCCTTATAGACAAAACAACCATAGTCAGAGATGCAGCAAACAACAACCTCGCAAACCTCGCCAACTACGGCATCACTTCAGCCACCATCGCAGCCCTCACACAGGCAATCTCCGATTTCAACGCCATCATATCTGCACCCCGCACCGCGCGCACCGAAACAAAAACCGCAACCTCCGACATCGAAACCATCATCGAACAACTCCACACACAACTAAAACGAAAACTCGATAACAACATCGAAACCTTCAAAACCTCTCACCACGATTTCTACACCGCCTACCACAACGCACGCAAAATAATTGACACCGCAGGAAAAACAGGCGTCAAAGGCACCGTAACCGACAAACTCACCACCGCAGCCCTCGGAGGCGCGCTCGTCTCACTCAAAGGCGTCCTCGCAAGCGGCTTCCGCGCTCGCACCACTGCCCCGCCAGACGATACACGCACCACACGCACCAATCGCTCCGGTCATTACTCCTTCAAACGGATTCCCGAAGGCAACTACCAACTCGAAATAACAAAAGCCGGTTACAAAACCAACACCACGCAGGTCTCCGTCAGAACCAGCAGCATGACAGATGCCGATATCCAAATGGAAAAACCATAA